In one Agrobacterium tumefaciens genomic region, the following are encoded:
- a CDS encoding NADH-quinone oxidoreductase subunit E: MSVRRLAEDQFQPVAFAFNQENTAWAEKTIKKYPEGRQQSAVIPLLMRAQEQDGWVTRAAIEKIADMLDMAYIRVMEVATFYTQFQLKPVGTRAHVQVCGTTPCMLRGSEALMDVCRKKIHHDPLHTNESGTLSWEEVECQGACVNAPMVIIFKDAYEDLTPERLEEIIDTFEAGKGDTVKTGPQIDRHESVPVGGLTTLTEEIKPDRSNLDKPAEVPADAAPVPPSNAAKPKTDAPETDPKLKTPANEPKAAEANVKAAEKEASGSAKPSLDSKDRPAGIEKPATPDDLKLISGVGPKIEGTLHELGIFTFAQVAGWKKAECDWVDGYLNFKGRIERDEWIKQAEALAKGGEAEYIKVFGKKPR, from the coding sequence ATGTCCGTTCGTCGACTAGCCGAAGATCAGTTCCAGCCCGTGGCATTTGCCTTCAACCAGGAAAACACTGCCTGGGCTGAGAAGACGATCAAGAAATATCCCGAGGGACGCCAGCAATCGGCGGTCATCCCGCTGCTCATGCGTGCGCAGGAGCAGGACGGCTGGGTTACCCGCGCCGCCATCGAAAAGATCGCCGACATGCTGGATATGGCCTATATCCGCGTCATGGAAGTGGCGACCTTCTATACCCAGTTCCAGCTGAAGCCGGTTGGCACGCGCGCGCACGTTCAGGTCTGCGGCACCACGCCCTGCATGCTGCGCGGCTCGGAAGCGCTGATGGATGTCTGCCGCAAGAAGATCCACCACGATCCGCTGCACACCAATGAGAGCGGCACGCTCTCCTGGGAAGAAGTGGAATGTCAGGGCGCCTGCGTCAACGCGCCGATGGTCATCATCTTCAAGGATGCCTATGAGGACCTGACGCCAGAGCGTCTGGAAGAGATCATCGACACGTTCGAAGCGGGCAAGGGCGACACCGTCAAGACCGGTCCGCAGATCGACCGTCACGAATCCGTGCCGGTCGGTGGACTGACGACGCTGACGGAAGAGATCAAGCCGGATCGTTCCAATCTCGACAAGCCGGCCGAAGTGCCTGCGGATGCCGCACCGGTTCCGCCGTCCAACGCCGCCAAGCCGAAGACCGATGCGCCGGAGACCGATCCGAAGCTGAAGACGCCGGCAAACGAGCCGAAGGCTGCGGAAGCCAACGTCAAGGCCGCCGAAAAGGAAGCTTCGGGATCTGCGAAGCCGTCGCTCGATTCCAAGGATCGTCCGGCAGGCATCGAGAAGCCCGCCACGCCCGACGACCTGAAGCTCATTTCCGGCGTCGGTCCGAAGATCGAAGGCACGCTGCATGAGCTCGGCATCTTCACCTTCGCGCAGGTCGCGGGCTGGAAGAAGGCCGAATGCGACTGGGTCGACGGTTATCTGAATTTCAAGGGCCGCATCGAACGCGACGAGTGGATCAAGCAGGCCGAGGCGCTCGCCAAGGGTGGCGAAGCCGAGTATATCAAGGTCTTCGGCAAGAAGCCGCGGTAA
- the nuoF gene encoding NADH-quinone oxidoreductase subunit NuoF — protein sequence MLKDQDRIFTNLYGLKDKSLKGVRARGHWDGTKQIIEKGRDWIINEMKASGLRGRGGAGFPTGLKWSFMPKENDGRPHYLVVNADESEPGTCKDREILRNDPHTLIEGCVIAGFAMGAHTAYIYVRGEYMREREALQAAIDECYDAGLLGKNNKNGWDFDIYVHHGAGAYICGEETALLESLEGKKGQPRLKPPFPANMGLYGCPTTVNNVESIAVAPTILRRGAAWFSSIGRPNNVGTKLFMVSGHVERPCTFEDALGLSFRELIERHCGGIRGGWDNLLGVIPGGASCPIVRGEDMKDAIMDFDGMREVKSSFGTGGMIVMDKSTDVIKAIARIAAFFKHESCGQCTPCREGTGWMWRVLERMVKGNAQKREIDMLFEVTKQIEGHTICALGDAAAWPVQALIRNFRPEIEKRIDQYTYRAMDDGAVLEAAE from the coding sequence ATGTTAAAAGATCAGGATCGCATCTTTACCAATCTCTACGGCCTCAAGGACAAGTCCCTGAAGGGCGTGAGAGCGCGCGGCCATTGGGACGGCACCAAGCAGATCATCGAAAAGGGCCGTGACTGGATCATCAACGAGATGAAGGCATCAGGCCTTCGCGGTCGCGGTGGCGCTGGCTTCCCGACGGGTCTCAAGTGGTCCTTCATGCCGAAGGAAAATGACGGCCGCCCGCATTATCTCGTCGTCAACGCCGATGAATCCGAGCCCGGCACCTGCAAGGACCGCGAAATCCTGCGCAACGATCCGCATACGCTGATCGAAGGCTGCGTTATCGCCGGTTTCGCCATGGGCGCGCATACCGCCTATATCTACGTTCGCGGCGAATATATGCGCGAGCGTGAGGCGCTGCAGGCGGCCATCGACGAATGCTACGATGCCGGCCTGCTCGGCAAGAACAACAAGAACGGCTGGGATTTCGACATCTACGTCCATCACGGCGCAGGTGCCTATATCTGCGGCGAAGAGACGGCTCTGCTCGAAAGCCTCGAAGGCAAGAAGGGCCAGCCGCGCCTCAAGCCGCCGTTCCCGGCCAATATGGGTCTTTACGGCTGCCCGACGACCGTCAACAACGTTGAATCGATCGCCGTTGCGCCGACCATCCTGCGCCGAGGTGCTGCATGGTTCTCGTCCATCGGCCGTCCGAACAATGTCGGCACCAAGCTGTTCATGGTCTCCGGCCATGTCGAGCGTCCGTGCACCTTCGAAGATGCGCTGGGCCTGTCCTTCCGTGAGCTGATCGAGCGCCATTGCGGTGGCATTCGCGGCGGCTGGGACAATCTGCTCGGCGTCATCCCCGGCGGCGCATCCTGCCCCATCGTTCGCGGTGAGGACATGAAGGACGCCATCATGGATTTTGACGGCATGCGCGAAGTGAAGTCTTCCTTCGGCACCGGCGGCATGATCGTCATGGACAAGTCCACCGACGTCATCAAGGCGATTGCCCGCATCGCGGCCTTCTTCAAGCATGAAAGCTGCGGCCAGTGCACGCCGTGCCGCGAAGGCACCGGCTGGATGTGGCGCGTGCTGGAGCGCATGGTCAAGGGCAATGCCCAGAAGCGCGAAATCGACATGCTGTTCGAAGTGACGAAGCAGATCGAAGGCCACACCATCTGTGCGCTCGGCGACGCCGCCGCATGGCCGGTACAGGCGCTGATCCGCAATTTCCGTCCGGAAATCGAAAAGCGCATCGACCAATATACCTACAGGGCCATGGATGATGGCGCTGTTCTGGAAGCCGCTGAATAA
- a CDS encoding NADH-quinone oxidoreductase subunit G has product MAKLKVDGKEIEVPDHFTLLQACEEAGAEVPRFCFHERLSVAGNCRMCLIEVKGGPPKPAASCAMGVRDVRGGPNGELPEVFTNTPMVKKAREGVMEFLLINHPLDCPICDQGGECDLQDQAMAFGIAGSRYAENKRAVEDKYIGPLVKTVMNRCIHCTRCVRFTTEVAGIAELGLIGRGEDAEITTYLEQAMTSELQGNVVDLCPVGALTSKPFAFTARPWELNKTETIDVMDALGSAIRVDTRGREVMRVMPRVNEAINEEWISDKSRFIWDGLKTQRLDRPYVRKDGRLQPASWGEAFGAIKQAVAATSGSKIGAIAGDLASVEEMFALKSLLAALGSANVDCRQDGAALDPSLGRASYLFNSTIEGIEQADALLIVGSNPRYEAAVLNARIRKRWRRGGFPIGVIGEAGELRYNYEYLGSGAETLSDLANGSHSFADKLKSAKNPLIIIGQGALARADGAAVLAAAAKLATSVGAVTEEWNGFSVLHTAAARVGGLDIGFVPGEGGVAAAEMVASMDVLFLLGADELDLSNKGAKFTVYIGSHGDQGAMNADVILPGAAYTEKSGIWVNTEGRVQLGNRAGFAPGEAREDWAILRALSDVLGKKLPFDSLSALRGQLYVAHPHLAETDEIVAGKATDIEALAGKTGSLNKSAFASPVKDFYLTNPIARASAVMAECSALARNNFQAAAE; this is encoded by the coding sequence ATGGCAAAGCTCAAGGTTGACGGTAAAGAGATCGAGGTTCCGGATCATTTCACGCTGTTGCAGGCGTGCGAGGAGGCTGGTGCCGAAGTTCCGCGCTTTTGTTTTCATGAGCGCTTGTCGGTCGCGGGTAACTGCCGCATGTGTCTCATCGAGGTGAAGGGCGGACCGCCCAAGCCTGCCGCATCCTGCGCCATGGGCGTTCGCGACGTTCGCGGCGGCCCGAACGGCGAATTGCCTGAAGTTTTCACCAACACGCCGATGGTCAAGAAGGCCCGCGAAGGTGTGATGGAATTCCTGCTCATCAACCACCCGCTCGATTGCCCGATCTGCGACCAGGGCGGTGAATGCGACCTGCAGGACCAGGCCATGGCCTTCGGTATCGCCGGTTCGCGTTACGCGGAGAACAAGCGCGCGGTTGAAGACAAATATATCGGACCGCTCGTCAAGACGGTCATGAACCGTTGCATCCACTGCACGCGCTGCGTCCGTTTCACCACGGAAGTGGCCGGCATTGCCGAACTTGGCCTCATCGGCCGCGGTGAAGATGCCGAAATCACCACCTATCTCGAGCAGGCCATGACCTCGGAGCTGCAGGGCAACGTTGTTGACCTCTGCCCGGTCGGCGCGCTTACCTCCAAGCCTTTCGCCTTCACCGCCCGTCCGTGGGAACTGAACAAGACCGAAACCATCGACGTGATGGACGCGCTCGGTTCGGCCATCCGCGTCGATACCCGTGGCCGCGAAGTCATGCGCGTCATGCCGCGTGTCAACGAGGCGATCAACGAAGAGTGGATTTCCGACAAGAGCCGTTTCATCTGGGACGGCCTGAAGACGCAGCGCCTTGACCGCCCTTACGTCCGCAAGGATGGTCGCTTGCAGCCCGCAAGCTGGGGTGAAGCCTTCGGTGCGATCAAGCAGGCGGTTGCCGCAACATCCGGCAGCAAGATCGGCGCGATTGCCGGCGATCTGGCCTCCGTTGAAGAAATGTTCGCGCTGAAGTCGCTTCTGGCGGCGCTCGGCTCGGCCAATGTCGATTGCCGTCAGGATGGCGCTGCACTCGATCCGTCGCTCGGCCGCGCCAGCTACCTGTTCAACTCCACCATCGAAGGTATTGAACAGGCCGACGCCCTGCTGATCGTTGGTTCCAACCCGCGTTACGAAGCGGCCGTGCTCAACGCCCGAATCCGCAAGCGCTGGCGTCGCGGCGGTTTCCCGATCGGCGTGATCGGTGAAGCCGGTGAGCTTCGCTACAATTACGAATATCTCGGTTCCGGCGCTGAAACGCTGTCCGACTTGGCCAATGGTTCGCACAGCTTCGCTGACAAGCTGAAGTCCGCCAAGAACCCGCTGATCATCATCGGTCAGGGTGCTCTGGCGCGCGCCGATGGTGCAGCCGTACTGGCTGCCGCCGCCAAGCTCGCTACCTCGGTAGGTGCTGTCACCGAAGAGTGGAACGGCTTCTCGGTTCTGCACACCGCCGCTGCCCGCGTTGGCGGTCTCGATATCGGCTTCGTGCCGGGCGAGGGCGGTGTTGCCGCCGCTGAAATGGTCGCGTCCATGGACGTTCTCTTCCTGCTCGGCGCCGATGAACTCGACCTGTCCAACAAGGGCGCCAAGTTCACTGTCTATATTGGTAGCCATGGCGATCAGGGCGCGATGAACGCCGACGTCATCCTTCCGGGTGCGGCCTATACCGAAAAATCCGGTATCTGGGTCAATACCGAAGGCCGCGTGCAGCTGGGCAACCGCGCCGGTTTCGCACCGGGCGAAGCCCGCGAAGACTGGGCGATCCTGCGTGCGCTTTCCGATGTTCTCGGCAAGAAGCTGCCGTTCGATTCGCTGTCTGCCCTGCGCGGCCAGCTCTATGTTGCGCATCCGCATCTGGCGGAAACAGACGAGATCGTAGCCGGCAAGGCCACGGATATCGAAGCGCTGGCCGGCAAGACCGGCTCGCTCAACAAGTCGGCGTTTGCCTCGCCGGTTAAAGACTTTTATTTGACGAACCCGATTGCGCGCGCATCCGCCGTCATGGCCGAGTGCTCCGCATTGGCCCGCAACAATTTCCAGGCTGCGGCAGAGTAA
- the nuoH gene encoding NADH-quinone oxidoreductase subunit NuoH, giving the protein MEQFFWSYVWPALIMVGQSLLLLVCLLVAIAFLLLADRKVWAAVQLRRGPNVVGPFGLFQSFADLLKFILKEPVIPAGANKAVFLLAPLVAVTLALATYAVIPFNEGWVVANINVGILYIFAISSLEVYGIIMGGWASNSKYPFLGALRSAAQMVSYEVSIGLVIVTVLLCVGSLNLTDIVLAQKTGLGTMLGLPASFLDWHWLSLFPMFIVFFISGLAETNRPPFDLPEAESELVAGHMVEYGSTPYMMFMLGEYAAIVLICCLTTILFMGGWLPIVDVWFLNWVPGIVWFALKGCMVFFMIALTKAFVPRYRYDQLMRLGWKVFLPLSLAMVVIVAFVLKLTGWAG; this is encoded by the coding sequence ATGGAACAGTTTTTCTGGAGCTACGTCTGGCCCGCGCTGATCATGGTCGGCCAGTCCCTGCTGCTTCTCGTTTGCCTTCTGGTGGCCATCGCCTTCCTGCTGCTTGCCGACCGCAAGGTCTGGGCGGCGGTACAGCTGCGCCGCGGTCCGAACGTCGTTGGTCCCTTCGGTCTCTTCCAGTCCTTCGCCGACCTGTTGAAGTTCATTCTGAAGGAGCCTGTCATTCCGGCCGGCGCCAACAAGGCCGTTTTCCTTCTGGCGCCGCTGGTCGCCGTGACGCTGGCTCTCGCCACCTATGCCGTCATTCCCTTCAACGAAGGCTGGGTCGTCGCCAATATCAATGTCGGCATTCTCTACATCTTCGCGATTTCCTCGCTTGAAGTATACGGTATCATCATGGGCGGCTGGGCTTCGAACTCGAAGTACCCGTTCCTCGGCGCGCTGCGTTCTGCCGCGCAGATGGTGTCCTACGAAGTGTCGATCGGCCTCGTTATCGTCACCGTTCTGCTCTGCGTCGGTTCGCTGAACCTGACGGACATCGTTCTCGCCCAGAAGACCGGCCTCGGTACCATGCTTGGCCTGCCTGCCTCGTTCCTTGACTGGCACTGGCTGTCGCTGTTCCCGATGTTCATCGTGTTCTTCATTTCGGGCCTTGCCGAAACCAACCGTCCGCCCTTCGACCTTCCGGAAGCGGAATCGGAACTGGTTGCCGGTCACATGGTCGAATATGGCTCCACGCCTTACATGATGTTCATGCTCGGCGAATATGCTGCGATTGTCCTGATCTGCTGCCTGACGACGATCCTGTTCATGGGCGGCTGGCTGCCGATCGTGGATGTGTGGTTCCTGAACTGGGTTCCGGGCATTGTCTGGTTCGCGTTGAAGGGCTGCATGGTCTTCTTCATGATCGCTCTGACCAAGGCTTTCGTTCCGCGTTACCGTTATGACCAGCTCATGCGTCTCGGATGGAAGGTGTTCCTGCCGCTGTCGCTCGCCATGGTCGTTATTGTTGCATTCGTATTGAAGCTGACGGGGTGGGCCGGTTGA
- the nuoI gene encoding NADH-quinone oxidoreductase subunit NuoI, which translates to MASLSQAVNSLFLKEFVGAILLTMRHFFKQKATVNYPFEKGPVSPRFRGEHALRRYPNGEERCIACKLCEAICPAQAITIEAGPRRNDGTRRTVRYDIDMVKCIYCGFCQEACPVDAIVEGPNFEFATETREELYFDKQKLLDNGDRWEREIARNLALDAPYR; encoded by the coding sequence ATGGCAAGCCTCTCCCAAGCCGTCAATTCACTGTTCCTCAAGGAGTTCGTGGGCGCGATCCTGCTCACGATGCGCCACTTCTTCAAACAGAAGGCAACGGTGAACTATCCTTTCGAAAAGGGCCCGGTCTCTCCGCGTTTCCGCGGCGAACATGCGCTGCGCCGTTATCCGAACGGTGAAGAGCGCTGCATCGCCTGCAAGCTGTGTGAAGCTATCTGTCCCGCTCAGGCGATCACCATCGAAGCCGGCCCGCGCCGCAATGATGGCACCCGCCGCACGGTGCGTTACGATATCGACATGGTGAAGTGCATCTATTGCGGCTTCTGCCAGGAAGCCTGCCCGGTGGACGCCATCGTCGAAGGCCCGAACTTCGAATTCGCGACGGAAACCCGCGAGGAGCTTTATTTCGACAAGCAGAAGCTTCTCGACAATGGCGACCGCTGGGAGCGTGAAATCGCACGCAACCTCGCACTGGATGCGCCTTACCGTTAA
- a CDS encoding NADH-quinone oxidoreductase subunit J, whose amino-acid sequence MGLHAVFFYIFAFVAVASAFMVIASKNPVHSVLFLILTFFNAAALFLLTGAEFLGMILLVVYVGAVAVLFLFVVMMLDVDFAELRSGVLQYAPVGALIGVILAAELIVVVGGSVLNPQAAKSITMPIPPVTERTNTAALGDVLYTNYIYFFQLAGLVLLVAMIGAIVLTLRHRTDIKRQDISTQVGRDPKTAVTTVKVKPGQGI is encoded by the coding sequence ATGGGTCTGCACGCTGTATTCTTTTATATATTCGCTTTCGTCGCCGTGGCGTCTGCGTTCATGGTCATCGCATCGAAGAACCCTGTTCATTCGGTGCTGTTTCTGATTTTGACCTTCTTCAACGCAGCCGCGCTGTTCCTGCTGACGGGTGCCGAGTTCCTCGGCATGATCCTGCTGGTGGTTTATGTCGGCGCCGTGGCGGTGCTCTTCCTCTTCGTCGTCATGATGCTGGATGTGGATTTCGCGGAGCTGCGCTCCGGCGTGCTGCAATATGCCCCGGTTGGCGCGCTGATCGGTGTGATCCTTGCGGCGGAACTGATTGTCGTTGTCGGCGGCAGCGTCTTGAACCCGCAGGCGGCGAAATCGATCACCATGCCGATCCCGCCGGTCACCGAGCGCACCAACACCGCAGCCCTCGGCGACGTGCTGTATACCAATTACATCTACTTCTTCCAGCTCGCCGGTCTCGTGCTGCTGGTGGCCATGATCGGCGCCATCGTGCTGACGCTGCGTCATCGCACCGACATCAAGCGGCAGGATATCTCCACCCAGGTCGGCCGTGACCCGAAGACTGCCGTTACCACGGTCAAGGTCAAGCCGGGCCAGGGCATCTGA
- the nuoK gene encoding NADH-quinone oxidoreductase subunit NuoK, with product MEIGLSHYLTVSAILFTIGIFGIFLNRKNVIVILMSIELILLAVNINMVAFSAFLNDIVGQVFALFILTVAAAEAAIGLAILVVFYRNRGSIAVEDVNMMKG from the coding sequence ATGGAAATCGGTCTTTCCCACTACCTGACGGTCAGCGCGATCCTCTTCACGATCGGCATCTTCGGCATCTTCCTCAACCGGAAGAACGTCATCGTCATCCTCATGTCGATCGAGCTTATCCTGCTGGCGGTCAACATCAACATGGTGGCCTTCTCGGCTTTCCTGAACGACATTGTCGGCCAGGTCTTCGCCTTGTTCATTCTGACCGTCGCAGCCGCCGAAGCGGCCATCGGTCTTGCAATACTCGTTGTCTTCTACCGCAACCGCGGATCGATCGCCGTCGAAGACGTCAATATGATGAAGGGCTGA
- the nuoL gene encoding NADH-quinone oxidoreductase subunit L: MIYKAIVFLPLIGFLIAGLFGRSIGAKASEYVTTGLMIVVAILSWIVFFTVALAHGEPGEVIKVTVLRWIQSGGIDVEWAFRIDTLTAVMFVVVNTVSTLVHLYSIGYMHHDPHRPRFFAYLSLFTFAMLMLVTSDNLLQMFFGWEGVGLASYLLIGFWFKKPSASAAAMKAFIVNRVGDFGFILGIGGVFVLFGSINFETIFAAASTYLPAEGAASTDTVINLFGMQLDKANAMTGVCLLLFMGAMGKSAQFLLHTWLPDAMEGPTPVSALIHAATMVTAGVFLVARMSPLFELSHDALTVVTLIGAITAFFAATVGLVQNDIKRVIAYSTCSQLGYMFVALGVGAYGAAVFHLFTHAFFKALLFLCAGSVIHAVDGEQDMRYMGGLRKHIPITFWTMTVGTLALTGVGIPGTMIGFAGFFSKDVIIESAYASHSVLSGVAFTLLVIAALFTSFYSWRLAFMTFFGKPRASADVMHHVHESPMVMLIPLFILTVGAIFAGVAFEGYFFGHEYAEFWKGALFTLPENEILEEFHHVPLWVKWSPFFAMALGFVTAWYMYIKSPETPKRLAETHRGLYQFLLNKWYFDELYDFLFVRSAKALGRFLWKKGDVAVIDHYGPNGIAARVVDVTNRMVRLQSGYLYHYAFAMLIGIAALVTWMMLGSAL; this comes from the coding sequence ATGATCTACAAGGCTATCGTCTTTCTTCCCCTGATCGGCTTCCTGATCGCCGGCCTGTTCGGCCGCTCGATCGGCGCCAAGGCTTCGGAATATGTCACCACCGGTCTGATGATCGTGGTCGCCATCCTGTCGTGGATCGTCTTCTTCACCGTCGCGCTCGCCCATGGTGAGCCGGGCGAGGTGATCAAGGTCACCGTGCTGCGCTGGATCCAGTCCGGCGGCATCGATGTCGAATGGGCCTTCCGCATCGACACGCTGACGGCTGTCATGTTCGTCGTGGTCAACACGGTCTCGACGCTCGTGCATCTCTATTCGATCGGATACATGCACCACGATCCGCATCGCCCGCGCTTCTTTGCCTATCTGTCGCTCTTCACCTTCGCCATGCTGATGCTGGTGACCTCCGACAACCTGCTGCAGATGTTCTTCGGCTGGGAAGGTGTGGGTCTTGCGTCCTATCTGCTGATCGGTTTCTGGTTCAAGAAGCCGTCCGCATCGGCTGCCGCCATGAAGGCCTTCATCGTCAACCGCGTCGGTGACTTCGGCTTCATCCTCGGCATTGGCGGCGTGTTCGTGCTGTTCGGCTCGATCAATTTCGAAACCATCTTTGCCGCCGCCAGCACCTATCTGCCGGCTGAAGGTGCTGCCTCCACCGACACCGTCATCAACCTGTTCGGCATGCAGCTGGACAAGGCCAATGCGATGACGGGCGTGTGCCTGCTGCTCTTCATGGGCGCCATGGGTAAATCGGCGCAGTTCCTGCTGCACACCTGGCTGCCGGACGCGATGGAAGGCCCGACCCCGGTGTCTGCCCTCATTCACGCCGCAACCATGGTTACCGCCGGCGTCTTCCTCGTCGCCCGCATGTCGCCGCTCTTCGAACTGTCGCATGATGCGCTCACCGTCGTGACGCTGATCGGCGCGATCACCGCCTTCTTCGCGGCGACCGTCGGCCTCGTGCAGAACGACATCAAGCGCGTCATTGCCTATTCGACCTGCTCGCAGCTCGGTTACATGTTCGTGGCGCTCGGCGTCGGCGCTTATGGTGCGGCGGTGTTCCACCTCTTCACGCACGCCTTCTTCAAGGCTCTGCTGTTCTTGTGCGCCGGTTCGGTCATCCATGCCGTCGATGGCGAGCAGGACATGCGTTACATGGGTGGCCTGCGCAAGCATATCCCCATCACCTTCTGGACCATGACCGTTGGCACGCTGGCGCTGACCGGCGTCGGTATTCCGGGCACGATGATCGGTTTTGCCGGCTTCTTCTCGAAGGACGTCATCATCGAATCCGCTTATGCTTCGCATTCGGTTCTCTCGGGCGTCGCCTTCACGCTGCTGGTCATCGCGGCCCTGTTCACCAGCTTCTACTCCTGGCGTCTGGCCTTCATGACCTTCTTCGGCAAGCCGCGCGCTTCGGCCGATGTCATGCACCACGTGCATGAATCGCCGATGGTCATGCTGATCCCGCTCTTCATCCTCACCGTCGGCGCGATCTTCGCCGGTGTGGCCTTCGAAGGTTATTTCTTCGGTCATGAATATGCCGAGTTCTGGAAGGGCGCCCTGTTTACGCTTCCGGAAAATGAAATCCTCGAAGAGTTCCATCATGTTCCGCTGTGGGTGAAGTGGAGCCCGTTCTTCGCCATGGCGCTTGGTTTCGTGACCGCCTGGTACATGTACATCAAGTCGCCGGAGACGCCGAAGCGTCTGGCCGAGACCCATCGTGGCCTCTACCAGTTCCTCTTGAACAAGTGGTACTTCGACGAACTCTACGACTTCCTCTTCGTACGTTCCGCAAAGGCGCTCGGCCGCTTCCTGTGGAAAAAGGGTGACGTCGCCGTCATCGACCACTATGGACCGAACGGCATTGCAGCGCGTGTGGTTGACGTGACCAACCGCATGGTCCGCCTGCAATCCGGTTACCTCTATCATTATGCCTTTGCGATGCTGATCGGCATCGCGGCGCTTGTCACCTGGATGATGCTCGGGAGTGCCCTCTGA
- a CDS encoding NADH-quinone oxidoreductase subunit M, producing MTDWPILSTVTFLPLVGVVLLLLTNENGPYGRRNILNVSLLTTVFTFLVSLFIWIGFDNSNPGFQMVEKHAWFGNIAAYHLGVDGISMLFVILTTFLMPFCVLASWDSIEKRVKEYMIAFLLLEVVMIGVFVALDTVLFYVFFEATLIPMFIIIGVWGGKDRVYASYKFFLYTLLGSVLTMLAIMAMYWQAGTTDMTELLKYGFPAGMQTWLWLACFAAFSVKMPMWPVHTWLPDAHVQAPTAGSVILAGVMLKLGGYGFIRFSLSMFPLASDYFAPFVFTLSVLAIIYTSLVAMMQDDIKKLIAYSSVAHMGYVTMGIFAANVQGVQGAIFQMLSHGIVSGALFLCVGVVYDRLHTREISAYGGLVNNMPKYAVAFMIFTMANVGLPGTSGFVGEFLTLIGVFRANTLVALFAATGVILSAAYALWLYRRVIFGALEKESLKAMLDLSTREKVILYPLVVLTIFFGVYPAPVFDATAASVDLLVNNYTAALQAAQNVALTMN from the coding sequence ATGACCGATTGGCCCATTCTTTCAACGGTCACCTTTCTGCCGCTCGTCGGCGTGGTGCTCCTGCTTCTGACGAATGAGAACGGCCCATATGGTCGCCGCAACATTCTCAATGTCTCGCTGCTGACGACCGTTTTCACCTTCCTGGTGTCGCTGTTTATCTGGATCGGTTTCGATAATTCGAATCCCGGTTTCCAGATGGTGGAAAAACACGCCTGGTTCGGCAACATCGCCGCCTATCATCTGGGTGTCGACGGCATCTCTATGCTCTTCGTCATCCTCACCACCTTCCTCATGCCTTTCTGCGTGCTGGCAAGCTGGGATTCGATCGAGAAGCGCGTCAAGGAATACATGATCGCCTTCCTGCTTCTGGAAGTCGTCATGATCGGCGTCTTCGTGGCGCTGGATACGGTTCTTTTCTACGTCTTCTTCGAAGCGACGCTGATCCCGATGTTCATCATCATCGGCGTCTGGGGCGGCAAGGATCGCGTTTACGCCTCCTACAAATTCTTCCTCTACACGCTGCTCGGTTCGGTTCTGACCATGCTCGCCATCATGGCCATGTACTGGCAGGCCGGCACGACCGACATGACGGAACTTCTGAAATACGGCTTCCCGGCCGGCATGCAGACCTGGCTGTGGCTTGCCTGCTTCGCGGCCTTCTCGGTCAAGATGCCGATGTGGCCTGTACATACCTGGCTGCCGGATGCCCACGTTCAGGCCCCGACCGCAGGCTCCGTCATTCTTGCCGGTGTCATGCTGAAGCTCGGCGGTTACGGTTTCATCCGCTTCTCGCTGTCGATGTTCCCGCTGGCCTCTGATTATTTCGCACCCTTCGTCTTCACGCTGTCGGTTCTCGCCATCATCTACACCTCACTGGTGGCGATGATGCAGGACGACATCAAGAAGCTGATCGCCTATTCTTCCGTTGCCCATATGGGTTACGTGACCATGGGCATCTTCGCCGCCAACGTTCAGGGCGTGCAGGGCGCGATCTTCCAGATGCTGTCGCACGGCATTGTCTCTGGCGCGCTCTTCCTCTGCGTCGGCGTTGTCTATGACCGGCTGCACACCCGCGAGATTTCCGCCTATGGCGGCCTCGTGAACAACATGCCGAAATATGCCGTCGCCTTCATGATCTTCACCATGGCCAATGTCGGTCTGCCCGGCACGTCAGGCTTTGTCGGTGAATTCCTGACGCTGATCGGCGTATTCCGCGCCAACACGCTGGTCGCACTGTTTGCGGCAACCGGCGTCATCCTCTCGGCCGCTTATGCGCTGTGGCTTTATCGCCGCGTGATTTTCGGTGCGCTCGAGAAGGAAAGCCTGAAGGCGATGCTCGATCTGTCGACCCGCGAAAAGGTCATCCTTTATCCGCTGGTCGTCCTGACGATCTTCTTCGGCGTCTATCCGGCGCCGGTGTTCGATGCCACCGCCGCATCGGTCGATCTTCTGGTAAACAACTATACGGCTGCATTGCAGGCGGCGCAAAATGTTGCGCTCACTATGAATTGA